A region from the Serinibacter arcticus genome encodes:
- a CDS encoding GNAT family N-acetyltransferase has product MSSLAALWPASALRATAGDLELRWIDDDLLVRLADLASRGIHADDAMPFTFPWTRGGPEQVARSVVTYQWGVRGAVGPERLTLELAVLLDGEPVGIQAASGSAYGVRRSVETGSWLGGEHQGRGRGRRMRVLMLHLMFAGLGAREVTSTAFADNPASCAVSERVGYELNGEELTVREGEAAVLRRYRITRERWAASVEEHRRLLGADVERHGVDGVRAQLALGEG; this is encoded by the coding sequence ATGTCGAGCCTCGCCGCCCTCTGGCCCGCCTCGGCGCTGCGCGCGACGGCCGGCGACCTCGAGCTGCGCTGGATCGACGACGACCTGCTGGTGCGGCTCGCCGATCTCGCCTCCCGCGGGATCCACGCCGACGACGCTATGCCGTTCACGTTCCCGTGGACGCGGGGTGGACCGGAGCAGGTGGCCCGCAGCGTCGTGACCTACCAGTGGGGCGTGCGCGGCGCCGTCGGGCCGGAGCGGCTCACGCTGGAGCTCGCCGTCCTCCTGGACGGGGAGCCGGTCGGGATCCAGGCGGCGAGCGGCTCGGCCTACGGGGTGCGGCGCAGCGTCGAGACCGGGTCGTGGCTCGGCGGCGAGCACCAGGGCCGCGGCCGCGGCCGACGCATGCGGGTGCTGATGCTGCACCTGATGTTCGCCGGGCTGGGGGCGCGGGAGGTGACGTCGACGGCGTTCGCTGACAACCCGGCGTCGTGCGCCGTCTCGGAACGGGTCGGCTACGAGCTCAACGGCGAGGAGCTCACCGTGCGCGAGGGCGAGGCGGCGGTGCTGCGGCGGTACCGGATCACGCGCGAGCGCTGGGCCGCGTCGGTCGAGGAGCACCGGAGGCTGCTGGGCGCGGACGTCGAGCGGCACGGCGTCGACGGGGTGAGGGCGCAGCTCGCGCTCGGGGAGGGCTGA
- the tsaD gene encoding tRNA (adenosine(37)-N6)-threonylcarbamoyltransferase complex transferase subunit TsaD, translating to MTEPLVLGIESTCDETGVALVRGRTLLADVTASSMDEHARYGGIVPEVASRAHLEALRPTITQALAAAEVTLADVDAIAVASGPGLVGSLTVGTAGAKALALGLGLPLYGVNHVVGHAAVDELVHGAFPERFLALVVSGGHSSLLLVNDIATDVVELGQTLDDAAGEAFDKVGRLLGLPYPGGPHVDRLAKEGDPRAIAFPRGLSKGRELARHPYDFSFSGLKTAVARYIEGRTDAGEEWSKADVAASFSEAVADVLVTKTLRACAEHDVSTLVIGGGFSANSRLRELAAQRCEEAGVEVRIPPIRYCTDNGAMIAALGSALVRAGVAPSPLDLAVDSSMSLSLVAVPAHA from the coding sequence GTGACTGAACCGCTGGTGCTGGGCATCGAGTCGACCTGTGACGAGACCGGGGTCGCGCTCGTGCGTGGGCGCACCCTGCTGGCGGACGTGACGGCGTCCTCGATGGACGAGCACGCGCGCTACGGCGGCATCGTGCCGGAGGTCGCCTCCCGCGCCCACCTCGAGGCGCTCCGCCCCACGATCACGCAGGCGCTCGCCGCTGCGGAGGTGACGCTGGCCGACGTCGACGCGATCGCCGTCGCCTCCGGACCGGGTCTCGTCGGCTCGTTGACCGTGGGGACGGCGGGGGCGAAGGCGCTCGCGCTCGGCCTCGGCCTGCCGCTCTACGGGGTGAACCACGTCGTGGGGCACGCGGCCGTCGACGAGCTCGTGCACGGCGCGTTCCCCGAGCGGTTCCTCGCCCTGGTCGTCTCGGGCGGGCACTCCTCGCTGCTGCTCGTGAACGACATCGCGACCGATGTCGTCGAGCTCGGGCAGACGCTCGACGACGCTGCCGGTGAGGCGTTCGACAAGGTGGGCCGGCTGCTCGGGCTGCCCTATCCGGGCGGTCCGCACGTCGACCGGCTGGCCAAGGAGGGCGACCCCCGCGCCATCGCGTTCCCGCGCGGCCTGTCGAAGGGGCGCGAGCTCGCGCGGCACCCGTACGACTTCTCCTTCTCGGGGCTCAAGACCGCCGTCGCGCGCTACATCGAGGGCCGGACGGACGCGGGCGAGGAGTGGTCGAAGGCCGATGTCGCGGCGTCGTTCTCGGAGGCTGTCGCCGACGTGCTGGTCACCAAGACCCTCCGGGCGTGCGCCGAGCACGACGTCTCCACGCTCGTGATCGGTGGCGGCTTCTCGGCGAACTCACGGCTGCGGGAGCTGGCGGCGCAGCGGTGCGAGGAGGCGGGCGTCGAGGTGCGGATACCGCCGATCCGGTACTGCACGGACAACGGTGCCATGATCGCCGCGCTCGGGTCGGCGCTGGTGCGGGCCGGCGTCGCGCCGTCGCCCCTCGACCTCGCGGTCGACTCCTCGATGTCGCTGTCGCTGGTCGCCGTGCCGGCGCACGCCTGA
- a CDS encoding malonic semialdehyde reductase has protein sequence MTTLASPLALDDAALDLLFRDARSVNAFAEREVDPAEIQAAYDLLRWAPTAMNTSPLRLAVVPRGRQRERLASHMSEGNRAKTLAAPLTVVAASDPAFHTHLDVLAPHRTGLAESLEPQAERREGMARTNALIQVGYLVLALRSRGLHVGPMGGFDTAGVDADLLADQGWRSQLVLNVGWEAAEGGIHPRAARLEASDAVAVL, from the coding sequence ATGACGACTCTCGCGTCCCCCCTCGCCCTCGACGACGCCGCGCTCGACCTGCTCTTCCGCGACGCCCGCTCCGTCAACGCCTTCGCCGAGCGTGAGGTCGACCCCGCCGAGATCCAGGCGGCCTACGACCTCCTGCGCTGGGCCCCGACGGCGATGAACACCTCCCCGCTCCGGCTCGCCGTCGTCCCCCGCGGCCGGCAGCGCGAGCGCCTGGCCTCCCACATGAGCGAGGGCAACCGCGCCAAGACGCTGGCCGCGCCGCTCACCGTCGTCGCCGCGTCCGACCCGGCGTTCCACACACACCTCGACGTCCTCGCGCCGCACCGCACCGGACTGGCCGAGTCGCTGGAGCCGCAGGCCGAACGCCGCGAGGGCATGGCGCGGACCAACGCCCTGATCCAGGTGGGTTACCTCGTCCTCGCGCTGCGCTCGCGCGGGCTGCACGTCGGACCGATGGGCGGCTTCGACACCGCCGGCGTCGACGCCGACCTGCTGGCGGACCAGGGCTGGCGCAGCCAGCTCGTGCTGAACGTCGGGTGGGAGGCAGCCGAGGGCGGCATCCACCCCCGCGCGGCTCGCCTCGAGGCGAGCGACGCCGTCGCCGTCCTCTGA
- the rimI gene encoding ribosomal protein S18-alanine N-acetyltransferase, with the protein MQMRALEPRDLDRVEELEPELFGVGAWSRQTYVDELARDDRTYLAAVDDDGALLGYGGVALDPEWTIMTVGVAPQARRRGVATALLDALLAAAREAGARELFLEVRAHDGGAQQLYRNAGFVRVGLRKRYYQPEGADAVVMRLDLVRRVGVVGAETTAGSDGEGALGDHAGIADERPADGAGGRRDGGAHAPVSARERVFIDVDAAHDLIWSEHPPVVLDVRWALGQTDGSAVYVRGHLPGAVYVDLDAELASTPSPEEGRHPLPTAEDLQATARRWGIDDGSTVLVYDDTGGTSAARAWWLLRWAGVADVRIVDGGLRAWVGAGHHLEDGFVRPRPGAVVVRPGGLATVTADEVADYPGVLLDARDHERFTGAVEPVDPRAGHVPGARSAPTRGNLTLDGWLLEPEDLVARFAGLEVRPGVDVAVYCGSGVTAAHQVAVLASIGVEAALYPGSFSQWANDPEREVATGD; encoded by the coding sequence ATGCAGATGCGAGCGCTGGAGCCGCGCGACCTCGACCGTGTCGAGGAGCTGGAGCCCGAGCTGTTCGGCGTCGGCGCCTGGTCGCGGCAGACCTACGTCGACGAGCTCGCCCGCGACGACCGCACCTACCTCGCGGCGGTCGACGACGACGGCGCGCTGCTGGGCTACGGCGGAGTCGCGCTCGACCCCGAGTGGACGATCATGACCGTCGGCGTCGCCCCGCAGGCGCGGCGGCGGGGCGTGGCGACGGCCCTGCTGGACGCCCTGCTCGCCGCGGCCCGCGAGGCCGGCGCGCGCGAGCTCTTCCTCGAGGTGCGGGCCCACGACGGCGGTGCGCAGCAGCTCTACCGCAACGCCGGGTTCGTGCGGGTGGGGCTGCGCAAGCGGTACTACCAGCCCGAGGGGGCGGACGCCGTCGTGATGCGGCTCGACCTCGTGCGCCGCGTCGGTGTGGTCGGCGCCGAGACGACCGCGGGGTCCGACGGCGAGGGCGCCCTGGGCGACCACGCCGGGATCGCGGACGAGCGCCCGGCCGACGGGGCGGGCGGCCGGCGGGACGGCGGCGCGCACGCGCCGGTGTCCGCGCGCGAGCGCGTCTTCATCGACGTCGACGCCGCGCACGACCTGATCTGGAGCGAGCATCCGCCGGTGGTGCTCGACGTGCGCTGGGCGCTGGGGCAGACCGACGGCTCGGCCGTCTACGTGCGCGGCCACCTGCCGGGCGCCGTCTACGTTGACCTCGACGCCGAGCTGGCTTCGACGCCCTCGCCGGAGGAGGGGCGCCACCCGCTGCCCACCGCGGAGGACCTGCAGGCGACCGCCCGCCGGTGGGGCATCGACGACGGCTCGACCGTCCTGGTCTACGACGACACCGGTGGGACGTCGGCCGCGCGCGCGTGGTGGCTGCTGCGCTGGGCGGGGGTCGCCGACGTGCGCATCGTCGACGGCGGGCTGCGCGCCTGGGTCGGCGCCGGCCACCACCTCGAGGACGGCTTCGTGCGGCCCCGGCCGGGCGCCGTCGTCGTCCGTCCGGGCGGGCTGGCGACGGTCACGGCCGACGAGGTGGCCGACTACCCGGGCGTCCTCCTCGACGCCCGCGACCACGAGCGGTTCACGGGCGCCGTCGAGCCGGTCGACCCGCGCGCCGGACACGTGCCGGGGGCGCGCAGCGCCCCGACACGCGGCAACCTCACGCTCGACGGCTGGCTGCTGGAGCCCGAGGACCTGGTGGCGCGGTTCGCCGGGCTCGAGGTCCGGCCCGGTGTCGACGTCGCCGTCTACTGCGGCTCGGGCGTCACCGCGGCGCACCAGGTGGCGGTGCTGGCCTCGATCGGGGTGGAGGCGGCGCTGTACCCGGGCTCGTTCTCGCAGTGGGCCAACGACCCGGAGCGCGAGGTCGCAACGGGGGACTGA
- the tsaB gene encoding tRNA (adenosine(37)-N6)-threonylcarbamoyltransferase complex dimerization subunit type 1 TsaB, with translation MSDVILALDTSSGTRVALVSDGDVVAARSTEDPRAHAEHIAPLVAEVLAEAGLTPEDLDAIAVGTGPAPFTGLRVGLATAEMLALATGVPVWGVPSLDAWAAGALAADPALTRVFVATDARRREVYTAAYARDETAPGGLRREGDLAVHRPVVDGAPVPSVGTAAALYPDAYGEAVPGGTQLQPEHLAHLAAARVAAGEPVPLTPLYLRRPDVHGVPGALETSPPDLPPAPTVTTPKD, from the coding sequence GTGAGTGACGTCATCCTCGCGCTCGACACCTCGAGCGGAACCCGCGTGGCCCTCGTCTCCGACGGAGACGTGGTCGCCGCCCGTTCCACCGAGGATCCCCGCGCGCACGCCGAGCACATCGCCCCCCTCGTCGCCGAGGTCCTGGCCGAGGCCGGCCTGACGCCGGAGGACCTGGACGCGATCGCCGTCGGCACCGGACCCGCCCCGTTCACGGGGCTGCGGGTCGGTCTCGCGACGGCGGAGATGCTGGCGCTCGCGACCGGCGTCCCCGTCTGGGGCGTGCCGAGCCTCGACGCCTGGGCGGCGGGCGCCCTCGCGGCCGACCCCGCGCTCACCCGGGTGTTCGTGGCGACCGACGCCCGCCGTCGCGAGGTCTACACGGCCGCGTACGCGCGCGACGAGACCGCCCCCGGCGGGCTGCGCCGCGAGGGCGACCTCGCGGTCCACCGTCCCGTCGTCGACGGCGCCCCGGTGCCGAGCGTCGGGACCGCCGCGGCGCTCTACCCCGACGCCTACGGCGAGGCCGTCCCCGGCGGCACGCAGCTGCAGCCCGAGCACCTCGCCCACCTCGCGGCGGCCCGCGTCGCCGCCGGCGAGCCCGTGCCGCTCACGCCGCTGTACCTGCGACGCCCCGACGTCCACGGCGTGCCGGGGGCACTCGAGACGTCCCCGCCCGACCTTCCCCCCGCCCCGACCGTCACCACCCCGAAGGACTGA
- the tsaE gene encoding tRNA (adenosine(37)-N6)-threonylcarbamoyltransferase complex ATPase subunit type 1 TsaE produces MVTADEGLVRVHLVDHEATTALGERLAAVLRAGDLVILTGDLGAGKTTLTQGLGRALGVRGQVASPTFVIAREHPSLADGPALVHVDAYRLGGLTELDALDLDASLEDSVTVVEWGAGLTETLSDDRLEIAIDRARGDAVDAGRQVTVRGVGARWAGVDLAAALAG; encoded by the coding sequence GTGGTGACGGCGGACGAGGGCCTGGTCCGCGTCCACCTGGTCGACCACGAGGCCACGACGGCGCTGGGGGAGCGGCTCGCCGCGGTGCTGCGCGCGGGCGACCTCGTGATCCTCACCGGTGACCTCGGCGCCGGGAAGACCACGCTCACGCAGGGCCTCGGCCGTGCGCTCGGCGTCCGCGGCCAGGTCGCCTCCCCGACCTTCGTCATCGCCCGCGAGCACCCCTCGCTCGCGGACGGCCCCGCCCTGGTGCACGTGGACGCCTACCGGCTCGGCGGTCTCACCGAGCTCGACGCGCTCGACCTGGACGCCTCCCTCGAGGACTCCGTCACCGTCGTCGAGTGGGGTGCGGGGCTGACGGAGACGCTCAGCGACGACCGCCTCGAGATCGCGATCGACCGTGCCCGCGGCGACGCCGTCGACGCCGGGCGGCAGGTCACGGTGCGGGGCGTCGGCGCCCGGTGGGCGGGCGTCGACCTCGCCGCGGCCCTGGCCGGCTGA
- the alr gene encoding alanine racemase yields MSTFPARAVVDLDAIAGNVGHLASLAPTSEVMAVVKADAYGHGLVASARAAQAGGATWLGVAQLAEALTLRAHGVTGRILTWIFAPGAPLESALAAGLDVSVGAPWALEEVVSAARFSGRTARVHLKVDTGLGRGGMFLDSWSAVLADALRAQADGAVEIVGVWSHLASAEDVTSPVTDAQLAVFVEAVARAEAGGAHLEVRHLANSAATLVNPAMHFDLVRPGLAVFGLSPIPGRTPAELGLTPAMRLEAEIMLVKEAVAGQGVSYGHTYTTDRATLLADIPLGYADGIPRAASGVGPVDVDGRRLTVAGRVCMDQFVLDLGPDSDARAGDVAVLFGPGDDGEPTVGDWAEATGTIPYEIVTRLGARVPRVFVGSAGRPASEQRAQESAW; encoded by the coding sequence GTGAGCACCTTCCCCGCCCGAGCGGTCGTCGACCTCGACGCCATCGCCGGGAACGTGGGACACCTGGCGTCGCTCGCCCCCACCAGCGAGGTGATGGCGGTGGTCAAGGCCGACGCCTACGGGCACGGCCTGGTCGCGTCCGCGCGCGCCGCCCAGGCGGGCGGCGCCACCTGGCTCGGGGTCGCCCAGCTCGCCGAGGCGCTGACCCTGCGCGCGCACGGCGTCACCGGCCGCATCCTCACCTGGATCTTCGCGCCCGGCGCACCGCTGGAGAGCGCGCTCGCGGCCGGTCTGGACGTGTCGGTCGGGGCGCCCTGGGCTCTCGAGGAGGTCGTCTCCGCCGCCCGGTTCTCCGGCCGGACCGCCCGCGTGCACCTCAAGGTCGACACCGGGCTCGGCCGGGGCGGGATGTTCCTGGACTCCTGGTCGGCCGTGCTGGCGGACGCGTTGCGCGCCCAGGCCGACGGCGCCGTCGAGATCGTCGGGGTCTGGTCCCACCTCGCCTCGGCCGAGGACGTGACGTCCCCCGTGACCGACGCCCAGCTCGCGGTCTTCGTCGAGGCGGTCGCCCGCGCGGAGGCCGGCGGGGCGCACCTCGAGGTGCGCCACCTCGCCAACTCCGCCGCGACGCTGGTGAACCCCGCGATGCACTTCGACCTCGTGCGCCCGGGGCTCGCCGTCTTCGGGCTCAGCCCGATCCCGGGTCGGACCCCCGCCGAGCTCGGTCTCACCCCGGCGATGCGGCTCGAGGCGGAGATCATGCTCGTCAAGGAGGCCGTCGCGGGTCAGGGCGTCAGCTACGGCCACACGTACACGACCGACCGCGCCACGCTGCTGGCCGACATCCCGCTCGGCTACGCCGACGGCATCCCGCGCGCGGCGAGCGGGGTCGGCCCGGTCGACGTCGACGGTCGTCGGCTGACGGTCGCCGGCCGCGTCTGCATGGACCAGTTCGTGCTCGACCTCGGGCCCGACAGCGACGCCCGGGCGGGTGACGTCGCCGTCCTGTTCGGACCGGGTGACGACGGCGAGCCCACCGTCGGGGACTGGGCCGAGGCCACCGGCACCATCCCCTACGAGATCGTCACGCGGCTCGGCGCCCGGGTGCCCCGGGTGTTCGTCGGGTCGGCCGGCCGGCCGGCCTCGGAGCAGCGCGCGCAGGAGTCGGCGTGGTGA
- a CDS encoding bifunctional ADP-dependent NAD(P)H-hydrate dehydratase/NAD(P)H-hydrate epimerase: MLTAHEARTVVAAETPLLDRGEPLMALAARAVSTAVARLLRERRSRVAGAVVHVLVGGGNNGADALYAAAELAARGAAVTAVLLGSRTHEAAATAARAAGVALVPADALPEGAGRAAAGDAVVDGITGIGAEAGLREPAASFVARLVDALAGADGGRRPLVVAVDVPSGVGVDDGRLVGPVLAADLTVTMGTAKPGLLLPPAALLAGEVLVVDLGLDLAGADPAVVRLERGDVARLWPVPSPRDHKYSRGVLGVVAGSAGYPGAAVLATSAAAPLVGMVRYLGPDRAADAVLARHPEVVHGDGRVQAWLVGSGIGTDDDARLAQARDALERGLADGLPVVVDAGGLDVLPERVPATVVLTPHAGELARLLAARGHDVTREEIEERPVEHLRLAVAATGATVLLKGAVTLVAGPGTPVHAQADGTSWLATAGAGDVLAGVVGAVLAGASDRCRTDAAAVAPLVAAAALLHGRAARRASGGGPIVAGDVARAVGAVIAEILED; the protein is encoded by the coding sequence ATGCTCACCGCCCACGAGGCCCGCACCGTCGTCGCCGCCGAGACGCCCCTGCTCGACCGGGGCGAGCCACTGATGGCCCTGGCCGCCCGCGCCGTGTCGACGGCGGTGGCCCGCCTGCTCCGTGAGCGACGCAGCCGGGTGGCGGGCGCCGTCGTCCACGTCCTGGTCGGCGGCGGCAACAACGGCGCCGACGCTCTGTACGCGGCCGCCGAGCTGGCCGCGCGGGGCGCGGCCGTCACCGCCGTCCTGCTGGGATCGCGCACGCACGAGGCGGCGGCGACCGCGGCGCGGGCGGCCGGGGTCGCGCTCGTGCCCGCAGACGCCCTGCCCGAGGGGGCCGGACGCGCGGCCGCCGGGGACGCCGTCGTCGACGGGATCACCGGCATCGGCGCCGAGGCGGGGCTGCGGGAGCCGGCCGCCTCGTTCGTCGCCCGCCTCGTCGACGCGCTCGCCGGCGCGGACGGGGGGCGGCGACCGCTCGTCGTCGCCGTCGACGTCCCCAGCGGGGTGGGGGTCGACGACGGCCGCCTCGTCGGACCCGTGCTGGCCGCCGACCTCACCGTGACGATGGGCACGGCCAAGCCCGGGCTGCTGCTCCCGCCCGCCGCCCTGCTCGCGGGGGAGGTCCTCGTCGTCGACCTCGGGCTCGACCTCGCGGGGGCCGACCCCGCCGTCGTCCGTCTGGAGCGTGGCGACGTGGCTCGCCTCTGGCCCGTGCCGAGCCCCCGCGACCACAAGTACTCGCGCGGCGTCCTCGGCGTCGTGGCCGGCTCGGCCGGATACCCGGGCGCCGCCGTGCTCGCGACCTCCGCTGCCGCCCCGCTGGTGGGGATGGTGCGCTACCTCGGCCCCGACCGCGCGGCGGATGCCGTGCTGGCCCGGCACCCGGAGGTCGTGCACGGCGACGGCCGGGTCCAGGCGTGGCTGGTCGGCAGCGGGATCGGCACGGACGACGACGCGCGGCTCGCGCAGGCGCGCGACGCGCTCGAGCGGGGACTCGCCGACGGGCTCCCCGTGGTGGTCGACGCCGGCGGCCTCGACGTCCTGCCGGAACGCGTCCCGGCCACGGTGGTCCTCACCCCGCACGCCGGCGAGCTGGCGCGACTGCTCGCCGCGCGCGGGCACGACGTGACGCGTGAGGAGATCGAGGAACGCCCGGTCGAGCACCTCCGGCTCGCCGTGGCCGCGACGGGCGCGACCGTGCTGCTCAAGGGGGCGGTCACGCTCGTCGCCGGCCCCGGGACCCCGGTGCACGCGCAGGCCGACGGTACGTCCTGGCTCGCGACGGCGGGGGCCGGCGACGTGCTCGCGGGCGTCGTCGGGGCGGTGCTCGCGGGCGCGTCGGACCGGTGCCGCACCGATGCCGCGGCGGTCGCCCCGCTGGTGGCGGCTGCCGCGCTGCTGCACGGGCGGGCCGCCCGCCGGGCGAGCGGCGGCGGCCCGATCGTGGCCGGGGACGTCGCCCGCGCCGTCGGTGCGGTCATCGCGGAGATTCTGGAAGACTGA
- a CDS encoding holo-ACP synthase — protein sequence MIVGVGIDVVDVARFLATLERSPRLAERLFTPVERDLPPASLAARFAAKEAIAKALGAPGGMRWHDATVARVPGGAPTVELTGTVLARATELGVDRWHLSISHDAGIASAFAVAERLGTTA from the coding sequence GTGATCGTCGGCGTCGGGATCGACGTCGTCGACGTCGCGCGCTTCCTCGCGACGCTCGAGCGGTCCCCGCGGCTGGCCGAGCGCCTGTTCACCCCGGTCGAGCGCGACCTGCCGCCGGCCTCGCTGGCGGCGCGGTTCGCGGCCAAGGAGGCGATCGCCAAGGCGCTCGGCGCGCCCGGCGGCATGCGGTGGCACGACGCGACCGTCGCCCGCGTCCCCGGGGGAGCGCCGACCGTCGAGCTCACCGGGACGGTGCTGGCCCGGGCCACCGAGCTCGGCGTCGACCGCTGGCACCTGTCGATCTCGCACGACGCCGGGATCGCCTCGGCGTTCGCCGTCGCGGAGCGGCTCGGCACCACGGCCTGA
- the glmS gene encoding glutamine--fructose-6-phosphate transaminase (isomerizing), whose product MCGIVGYVGPAAPSPRPLEVVLAGLGRLEYRGYDSAGVALVTPEGLVTAKRAGKLTNLLGELEAHPVADATAAIGHTRWATHGGPTDANAHPHVVGKIALIHNGIIENFAPLKAEMLADGATFASDTDTEVVAHLLERAFEGDLTAAMLAVVNRLEGAFTLLAVHEDIPDVVVGARRNSPLVVGLGEGENFMGSDVAAFISSTKRALELGQDQVVTITPTDVDVITFEGAPAQAREFTVDWDASAAVKGGFDSFMDKEIHDQPKAVADTLLGRTDEKGALVLDELRIPETVLRSIDKIIVIACGTAAYSGHVAKYAIEHWCRIPVEVELAHEFRYRDPILTPRTLVVAISQSGETMDTLMAVRHAREQGAYVLAIVNTHGSTIPRESDAVLYTHAGPEVAVASTKAFLAQITACYLLGLYLAQLRGTKFPDELRETLRELQELPPKIQQVLDGEGYVREVAQAMKDEPSFLFLGRHVGYPVALEGALKLKEIAYIHAEGFAAGELKHGPIALIEEGQPVFVVVPSPRGRDQLHSKIVSNIQEVRARGARTLVIAEEGDEAVVPYADIIFRVPQTATLMSPLVAVVPLQIFASELAKAKGLDVDQPRNLAKSVTVE is encoded by the coding sequence ATGTGTGGAATCGTCGGCTACGTCGGCCCTGCTGCCCCGTCCCCCCGCCCCCTCGAGGTGGTGCTCGCCGGCCTCGGTCGGCTCGAGTACCGGGGCTACGACTCCGCCGGGGTCGCCCTGGTCACCCCGGAGGGCCTCGTCACCGCGAAGCGCGCCGGCAAGCTCACGAACCTGCTCGGTGAGCTCGAGGCGCACCCGGTCGCCGACGCCACCGCCGCCATCGGTCACACGCGGTGGGCGACGCACGGCGGACCCACCGACGCCAACGCCCACCCTCACGTCGTCGGCAAGATCGCGCTGATCCACAACGGCATCATCGAGAACTTCGCCCCGCTCAAGGCGGAGATGCTCGCCGACGGCGCCACGTTCGCCTCGGACACCGACACCGAGGTGGTCGCCCACCTCCTGGAGCGCGCGTTCGAGGGCGACCTCACGGCCGCGATGCTCGCCGTCGTGAACCGCCTCGAGGGCGCCTTCACGCTGCTGGCCGTCCACGAGGACATCCCCGACGTCGTGGTCGGCGCTCGCCGCAACTCGCCCCTGGTGGTCGGGCTCGGCGAGGGGGAGAACTTCATGGGCAGCGACGTCGCCGCCTTCATCTCCTCCACCAAGCGCGCGCTGGAGCTCGGCCAGGACCAGGTCGTCACGATCACCCCCACGGACGTGGACGTCATCACGTTCGAGGGCGCGCCCGCGCAGGCCCGCGAGTTCACCGTGGACTGGGACGCGAGCGCGGCCGTCAAGGGTGGCTTCGACTCCTTCATGGACAAGGAGATCCACGACCAGCCCAAGGCCGTCGCCGACACGCTGCTCGGTCGGACGGACGAGAAGGGTGCGCTGGTCCTGGACGAGCTGCGCATCCCCGAGACGGTGCTGCGCAGCATCGACAAGATCATCGTGATCGCGTGCGGCACGGCCGCGTACTCCGGCCACGTCGCCAAGTACGCGATCGAGCACTGGTGCCGCATCCCCGTGGAGGTCGAGCTCGCGCACGAGTTCCGCTACCGCGACCCGATCCTCACGCCGCGCACGCTCGTCGTCGCCATCTCGCAGTCCGGCGAGACGATGGACACGCTGATGGCCGTCCGTCACGCCCGCGAGCAGGGCGCCTACGTCCTGGCGATCGTCAACACCCACGGGTCGACGATCCCGCGCGAGTCCGACGCCGTGCTCTACACGCACGCCGGCCCCGAGGTCGCCGTCGCCTCCACGAAGGCCTTCCTCGCGCAGATCACCGCGTGCTACCTGCTCGGCCTCTACCTCGCGCAGCTGCGCGGCACGAAGTTCCCCGACGAGCTGCGCGAGACGCTCCGCGAGCTCCAGGAGCTGCCGCCCAAGATCCAGCAGGTGCTCGACGGCGAGGGCTACGTCCGCGAGGTCGCGCAGGCGATGAAGGACGAGCCGTCCTTCCTCTTCCTCGGCCGCCACGTCGGCTACCCGGTCGCGCTCGAGGGCGCGCTGAAGCTCAAGGAGATCGCCTACATCCACGCCGAGGGCTTCGCCGCCGGCGAGCTCAAGCACGGCCCGATCGCGCTCATCGAGGAGGGGCAGCCCGTGTTCGTCGTGGTGCCCTCGCCGCGAGGCCGCGACCAGCTGCACTCCAAGATCGTCTCCAACATCCAGGAGGTCCGGGCGCGCGGTGCCCGCACCCTGGTGATCGCGGAGGAGGGCGACGAGGCCGTGGTCCCGTACGCCGACATCATCTTCCGCGTGCCCCAGACCGCCACGCTGATGTCGCCGCTCGTCGCCGTCGTGCCGCTGCAGATCTTCGCCAGCGAACTCGCCAAGGCCAAGGGCCTCGACGTCGACCAGCCGCGCAACCTCGCCAAGTCCGTCACGGTCGAGTAG